A genomic stretch from Octopus bimaculoides isolate UCB-OBI-ISO-001 chromosome 15, ASM119413v2, whole genome shotgun sequence includes:
- the LOC106872961 gene encoding tigger transposable element-derived protein 1-like, whose amino-acid sequence MLGGNCAGDFKLKPLLVYHAYNPLRANSKVWVTVVFEDWFFNHFIPAAEKYRKEKGIPFMVLLILDNAPGHPQNIVDFNLNVTVVHLPPNTMSLLQPMDQGIIAIFKSYYMKHTLWQAIAVTGFDESITLHDFWKRYDIYKAVQNIAAAWNDVQSTAIDGVWKKLCPQFMNAFKGFDNVAINQTLVTTIKELGMDLEEEDFTDLF is encoded by the coding sequence ATGTTGGGAGGTAACTGTGCAGGAGATTTTAAGTTAAAGCCATTGCTTGTGTATCATGCATACAACCCTCTACGGGCTAATTCAAAAGTAtgggttactgttgtttttgaagattggttcttcaatcattttatcccAGCAGCAGAGAAGTACCGTAAGGAGAAGGGAATTCCTTTTATGGTTTTACTTATCTTAGATAATGCTCCTGGCCACCCGCAAAACATTGTAGATTTCAACCTCAATGTTACCGTTGTACACCTCCCTCCGAACACCATGTCTCTTCTGCAGCCAATGGATCAAggaataattgctatcttcaagAGTTACTATATGAAGCATACGCTGTGGCAAGCAATAGCTGTAACTGGTTTTGATGAGTCCATCACACTTCATGACTTTTGGAAAAGATACGATATCTACAAGGCTGTACAGAACATAGCAGCGgcatggaatgatgtacagagcacGGCTATAGATGGTGTATGGAAGAAGCTTTGCCCGCAATTCATGAATGCTTTTAAggggtttgataatgttgccatcaaccAAACGCTGGTGACTACGATCAAAGAACTGGGAAtggatttggaggaggaggatttcacagatttattttaa